In one window of Prosthecobacter fusiformis DNA:
- a CDS encoding antibiotic biosynthesis monooxygenase: MSIHVAITRRVRPGKEAEFEERLNRFAQRSLAVEGTRGVQMLHPAPGSDNPEYGIMRTFASPQDRDAFYTSDLYLDWEKEIAHLADGTPKFRDLHGLEAWFRQPDVPRPPRWKMALATWIGVYPTSLMLGLLLAPHLHAMPKPLSALIISGCMVVCLTWLVMPTVTKLMHAWLHPRA; encoded by the coding sequence ATGAGCATCCATGTCGCCATCACCCGCCGTGTCCGCCCTGGGAAGGAGGCGGAGTTCGAAGAAAGACTGAACCGCTTTGCGCAGCGCTCTCTGGCTGTAGAAGGTACACGCGGGGTGCAGATGCTGCATCCTGCCCCGGGATCTGATAATCCTGAGTATGGGATCATGCGCACCTTTGCCAGCCCGCAGGATCGCGATGCATTTTATACCTCGGACCTGTATCTGGACTGGGAAAAGGAGATCGCCCATCTGGCGGACGGAACGCCAAAATTTCGGGATTTGCATGGACTGGAAGCGTGGTTTCGCCAGCCGGATGTGCCACGGCCCCCGCGATGGAAGATGGCGCTGGCGACCTGGATCGGCGTTTATCCGACCAGCCTGATGCTGGGGCTTCTACTGGCCCCGCACCTGCATGCCATGCCGAAGCCTCTCTCCGCCCTGATCATCTCCGGCTGCATGGTGGTGTGCCTGACATGGCTGGTCATGCCGACCGTGACGAAGCTGATGCATGCCTGGCTGCATCCCCGTGCATGA
- a CDS encoding ribonuclease domain-containing protein, whose product MLELDYQSGTAFLKRVWNLDEAEVLIRCPICKAKVIFAPSWETAHKYKVHPGAYCSVDRKHLTVMFELTPPPLTPVPPRNDTSIFGNNEGLLPAKPRGYYREYVVPTPGINHAGKRRIVEGLDGELYYSHQHYADFVLLN is encoded by the coding sequence ATGCTTGAACTCGATTATCAGTCTGGAACTGCTTTCCTGAAACGGGTTTGGAACCTTGATGAAGCCGAGGTTCTGATTCGCTGCCCAATCTGTAAAGCCAAGGTTATCTTCGCACCCTCTTGGGAAACTGCCCACAAATACAAGGTGCATCCTGGAGCTTATTGCTCGGTGGATCGAAAGCACCTCACAGTGATGTTCGAACTCACTCCCCCCCCCCTGACCCCAGTTCCCCCCAGAAACGATACTAGCATTTTCGGAAACAATGAGGGGCTTCTTCCGGCTAAGCCAAGAGGCTATTATCGAGAATATGTAGTTCCGACTCCAGGAATTAACCACGCCGGGAAGCGAAGGATCGTTGAAGGGCTGGATGGCGAATTGTATTACAGCCACCAACATTATGCAGATTTTGTATTGCTCAATTAG
- a CDS encoding alpha-hydroxy acid oxidase — MSYPLPSLPRIPPEIVALTDYEPLAREHLGEQAWAYFTSGAADEVTLRDNREAYDRLKLLPRVLRDMKGGNTQVTLLGETLEYPIMLAPIAYQRMAHKDGELATVLGASAMKAGVVVSTRASVRIEDIAAAAQTRLWFQLYMQPDREFTRDLVRRAEEAGYQALVLTVDAPLNGIRNGLQRVQFRLPPGVEAVNLRGMAQPDTRPRLAGEKVAFGALLDDAPTWKDIEWLLSQTRLPVILKGILSPEDAELAIQLGFAGLIVSNHGGRILDTVPASIDVLPQITAVVAGRVPVLVDGGIRRGTDVLKAIALGASAVLVGRPYIFGLSVAGAVGVAHVLNILKAEFEVAMGLTGCATVAEIQREVIWQH; from the coding sequence ATGTCTTATCCCCTGCCCTCGCTGCCCCGCATTCCGCCTGAGATTGTCGCACTGACCGATTATGAGCCGCTGGCGCGGGAGCATTTAGGAGAGCAGGCATGGGCTTACTTCACAAGTGGTGCGGCCGATGAAGTCACACTGAGGGACAATCGCGAAGCTTATGACCGCCTGAAACTGCTGCCGAGAGTGCTGCGGGATATGAAAGGGGGGAACACCCAGGTTACCCTGCTGGGGGAAACGCTGGAGTACCCCATTATGCTGGCACCCATCGCCTATCAACGCATGGCCCACAAGGATGGCGAACTGGCCACTGTTCTCGGTGCATCCGCGATGAAGGCAGGCGTGGTGGTTAGTACACGGGCCTCAGTCAGGATCGAAGACATCGCTGCTGCCGCCCAGACGCGCCTGTGGTTCCAGCTATACATGCAGCCGGACCGCGAGTTCACCCGCGATCTTGTGCGCCGTGCCGAAGAGGCGGGCTACCAAGCATTGGTCCTGACGGTGGATGCGCCTTTAAATGGCATTCGTAACGGGCTGCAACGGGTACAGTTTCGCCTTCCGCCCGGAGTAGAAGCGGTGAATCTGCGAGGGATGGCACAGCCTGACACCCGGCCACGTCTGGCAGGTGAAAAGGTGGCCTTTGGGGCTCTGCTGGATGATGCGCCTACTTGGAAGGACATTGAGTGGTTGCTGTCACAAACACGGCTACCCGTGATCCTCAAAGGCATCCTATCACCTGAGGATGCAGAGCTGGCTATCCAACTTGGCTTTGCCGGACTCATTGTTTCCAACCATGGCGGACGCATTTTAGATACGGTGCCTGCGAGTATTGATGTACTGCCGCAGATTACCGCCGTCGTTGCAGGACGGGTGCCGGTGCTTGTGGACGGAGGCATCCGGCGTGGCACGGATGTGCTCAAGGCGATCGCGCTGGGCGCCAGCGCTGTGCTTGTGGGCAGGCCGTATATCTTTGGTCTTTCGGTCGCCGGAGCAGTCGGGGTGGCTCATGTGCTGAACATTCTAAAAGCGGAATTTGAGGTAGCCATGGGCCTAACAGGATGTGCGACTGTGGCCGAGATCCAGCGTGAAGTGATCTGGCAACATTGA
- a CDS encoding sulfatase family protein has product MFRPCLFLLSLFLTVASQAATRPNVLFVLCDDLRPDALGCYGSKHVKTPNIDRLAGEGVLFQNAFCTTSLCSPSRASILSGLYAHTHGVTNNFTEYPAAMESFPQVLQKAGYATAYIGKYHMGEENDEPRPGYDYFVTHKGQGKYFDTEFNFHGQKREVVKGYYTTVVTDMTLDWLKKQSADKPWCMFLGHKAPHSFYTPEPKYEHTFDDVRVPYPATAFQLNDKPQWIKERLYTWHGIYGPLFEWRKKFPDDRPEAVKDFENMVHGYWGTVLSVDDSMGRLRAYLEETGQLDNTLIVFMGDNGLLEGEHGMVDKRTGHEASLRIPIVARFPGLSTEGKKIPQQVLTVDMAPSILDLCGAPALPKIHGQSWTKLVREGDADWRKSWFYHYNYEKQFPYTPNVRAIRTDEWKYIHYPHGNGSPDRHLAELYNLKDDPDETKNLISKPEFVSKVSELQAELSKLMSATGLTPGTDKMPLDEGVKSELPDAKIR; this is encoded by the coding sequence ATGTTCCGACCCTGCCTCTTTCTCCTTTCCCTTTTCCTGACGGTTGCATCCCAGGCCGCCACCCGGCCTAACGTCTTGTTCGTACTTTGCGATGACCTCCGCCCGGATGCCCTCGGCTGTTACGGATCCAAGCACGTCAAGACTCCAAACATCGACCGCTTGGCCGGTGAAGGCGTCCTTTTCCAGAATGCCTTTTGCACCACCTCCCTCTGCTCCCCCAGCCGCGCCTCCATCCTCAGCGGCCTCTATGCCCACACGCATGGCGTGACCAACAACTTCACCGAATACCCGGCTGCCATGGAAAGCTTCCCCCAGGTATTGCAGAAGGCAGGTTACGCCACTGCCTACATCGGCAAATATCACATGGGTGAGGAGAACGATGAACCCCGCCCCGGATACGATTATTTCGTTACCCACAAAGGCCAGGGCAAATACTTCGATACCGAGTTCAACTTCCACGGCCAAAAGCGGGAAGTCGTCAAAGGTTACTACACCACCGTCGTCACCGACATGACCCTCGACTGGCTCAAGAAACAAAGTGCGGATAAGCCCTGGTGCATGTTCCTGGGGCACAAGGCCCCCCACAGTTTTTATACCCCCGAGCCTAAGTACGAACATACCTTTGACGACGTCCGCGTGCCCTACCCCGCCACTGCTTTTCAGCTCAATGACAAACCCCAGTGGATCAAGGAGCGCCTCTACACCTGGCACGGCATTTATGGCCCCCTCTTCGAATGGCGGAAAAAATTCCCCGATGACCGTCCCGAGGCCGTCAAGGATTTCGAAAACATGGTTCATGGATACTGGGGCACCGTCCTCAGCGTGGATGACAGCATGGGCCGCCTCCGCGCTTACCTGGAGGAAACCGGCCAACTCGATAACACCCTCATCGTCTTCATGGGAGACAACGGCCTCCTGGAGGGAGAGCACGGCATGGTGGACAAGCGCACCGGGCACGAAGCCAGCCTCCGCATCCCCATCGTCGCCCGCTTCCCAGGCCTTAGCACAGAAGGCAAAAAGATCCCCCAACAGGTCCTCACCGTGGACATGGCCCCCAGCATTCTGGATCTCTGCGGAGCACCCGCCCTGCCCAAAATCCATGGTCAATCCTGGACCAAACTTGTCAGAGAGGGCGATGCCGACTGGCGCAAAAGCTGGTTCTACCACTACAACTACGAAAAACAGTTCCCTTATACCCCCAACGTCCGCGCCATCCGCACCGATGAATGGAAGTACATCCATTACCCCCACGGCAATGGCAGCCCCGACCGCCACCTGGCCGAGCTGTACAACCTGAAGGACGATCCCGATGAAACCAAAAACCTCATCAGCAAACCCGAGTTCGTCAGCAAAGTCTCCGAACTCCAGGCCGAACTCTCCAAACTCATGTCCGCCACCGGCCTAACCCCAGGGACTGACAAAATGCCCCTCGACGAAGGCGTAAAGTCCGAGCTTCCGGACGCGAAAATCCGGTGA
- a CDS encoding metal ABC transporter substrate-binding protein translates to MHFTLKPILALPLFVLLSGCLPSDKSTAVSAEEKGKPQIYVANYPLKYFAQRLGGSAVDVHFPAPADEDPAFWSPDDDSIASYQAADLILMNGASYSKWVDNTTLPDDKVVNTSSAFSKDFIEIKDATTHSHGPGGEHSHSGTAFTTWMDFQQAILQAKEVSTALEGLVPAEEKEGVKKHFEELKKELESLDQRLLDVGKKIARAPLVASHPVYHYMARRYDLNLEAVLWEPETVPDEKAMTELQNVLSKHPAQWMIWEGEPTAQSVEKLAAIGLKSVVVDPCGNVPENGDFISVMKTNIEALEKAFP, encoded by the coding sequence ATGCACTTCACTCTGAAACCCATTCTTGCCCTCCCTCTCTTTGTTTTGCTCTCCGGTTGCCTGCCCTCTGATAAAAGCACGGCAGTGAGTGCTGAAGAAAAAGGCAAGCCGCAGATCTATGTGGCCAACTATCCGCTGAAGTACTTCGCCCAGCGCCTGGGGGGCAGTGCGGTGGATGTGCACTTCCCGGCCCCGGCTGATGAAGACCCTGCTTTCTGGAGCCCGGATGATGACAGCATCGCCAGTTATCAAGCCGCCGATCTCATTCTCATGAATGGGGCCAGCTATTCCAAATGGGTGGACAACACCACGCTGCCTGATGACAAAGTCGTCAACACCTCCAGCGCCTTTTCCAAGGACTTCATCGAAATCAAAGATGCCACGACTCACAGTCATGGTCCTGGGGGAGAGCACAGCCATAGCGGCACGGCCTTCACCACCTGGATGGATTTTCAGCAGGCTATTCTCCAGGCGAAGGAAGTCTCCACCGCCCTTGAAGGGCTGGTTCCGGCGGAGGAGAAGGAGGGTGTCAAAAAGCACTTTGAAGAACTGAAGAAGGAACTCGAGTCTTTGGATCAACGTTTGTTAGACGTGGGTAAAAAAATCGCCAGGGCACCTTTGGTGGCTTCGCATCCGGTCTATCATTACATGGCACGGCGGTACGACTTGAATCTCGAAGCCGTGCTATGGGAGCCGGAGACCGTTCCGGATGAAAAGGCGATGACTGAGCTACAGAATGTTCTATCGAAGCATCCTGCACAATGGATGATCTGGGAAGGTGAACCGACTGCGCAAAGCGTAGAAAAGCTGGCTGCCATCGGCCTGAAGAGTGTGGTCGTGGATCCCTGTGGGAATGTGCCTGAAAATGGTGATTTCATCAGTGTCATGAAGACCAATATTGAGGCTCTGGAAAAGGCATTTCCATAA
- a CDS encoding family 16 glycoside hydrolase yields MKVTTLLFLALASLASAADKPLLAIPGEVIYESKLDTAPAAPWKAAKGQWELKDGVMRGSELEADKHGAVTRLPNKLNDFIIEYEFKFEGARTTSLSINAVKDHMARINITPKSVTIQKDDNDHEGPDKSVIFARFPAELTAGTWHKVRLEMVGDTMLGKVGDLTAWGSDALFKTDKMSPGFTVSGQSVDFRNLTIRAATLSPEWETVKATLPKPGEKVAPAATPKGKGKGKGKKGEAKKKKAE; encoded by the coding sequence ATGAAAGTCACAACCCTTCTTTTTCTCGCCTTGGCCTCCCTAGCCAGTGCTGCCGACAAACCCCTGCTCGCCATTCCCGGTGAGGTCATTTATGAAAGCAAGCTGGACACGGCACCCGCCGCCCCATGGAAGGCGGCCAAAGGCCAGTGGGAGCTCAAGGACGGCGTCATGCGGGGATCTGAGCTGGAGGCGGACAAACATGGTGCGGTCACCCGCCTGCCTAACAAATTGAATGATTTCATCATCGAATATGAATTTAAGTTTGAAGGTGCCCGCACGACGAGCCTTTCCATCAACGCAGTCAAAGACCACATGGCGCGCATCAACATCACGCCGAAAAGCGTGACCATCCAGAAGGACGACAACGATCATGAGGGGCCAGACAAGTCCGTCATCTTCGCCCGTTTTCCTGCGGAACTGACCGCTGGCACCTGGCACAAAGTGCGCCTGGAAATGGTGGGAGATACCATGCTGGGGAAGGTGGGCGACCTTACCGCCTGGGGCAGTGATGCTCTCTTCAAGACCGACAAGATGAGTCCAGGCTTCACCGTCAGCGGGCAGTCCGTGGACTTCCGTAACCTGACCATCCGTGCCGCGACGCTGAGTCCAGAGTGGGAAACCGTGAAAGCAACCCTGCCGAAGCCGGGTGAAAAAGTGGCACCTGCCGCAACCCCGAAAGGCAAAGGAAAAGGGAAGGGCAAAAAGGGCGAAGCCAAAAAGAAGAAGGCTGAATAG
- a CDS encoding amidohydrolase, translating to MSLDTTTPADLILYNGRITTLDPDYPEASNMAIGGGRILGVDEGEEYADISTPQTRRIDLKGRRVVPGLYDSHLHVIRGGLNYNLELRWDGVTSLSDALSLLKIQADRTPAPQWVRVVGGWSEFQFAEKRMPTLEEINKAAPDTPVFILHLYCHAMLNRAALKAVGYDNNSPNPPGGEIQRDKNGDPTGLLIARPNAMILYATLAKGPKLPIEYQYNSTRHFMRELNRLGLTSVCDAGGGFQNYPDDYEVVAELHKRGELTLRIAYNLFTQNKGQEKDDFARWIGMTQPDSGDDYYRVNGAGEMLVFSAADFEDFLEPRPDLPPTLETELKEVVSLLAKNRWPFRLHATYEESITRFLNVFEEVNQEVPLEGLHWFFDHCETISDKNIERVKTLGGGIAIQHRMAFQGEYFVDRYGAAAAERTPPVRRMLEMGVPVGAGTDATRVANYNPWNSLYWLVTGRTVGGLGLYPEKNCLSREEALRLYTQGSAWFSRDEEKKGVLKPGQLADLIVLSGDYFSVPEEEIKGLHSVLTLLGGQPVWGEAEFKDLAPPELPVTPDWSPVAKFGGYGAPGFIRSERAISFAPWAAPRVMRRSGPESGPKVLGQLWGSGCDCFAF from the coding sequence ATGTCCCTCGATACGACGACCCCGGCTGACCTTATTCTGTATAACGGACGCATCACCACGCTGGACCCGGATTATCCGGAAGCGAGTAACATGGCCATCGGCGGAGGGCGGATTCTCGGGGTGGATGAAGGGGAGGAATATGCGGACATTTCTACGCCGCAGACGCGCCGTATCGACCTGAAGGGAAGGCGGGTGGTCCCTGGGCTGTATGATAGCCATCTGCACGTCATCCGGGGTGGCTTGAACTACAATCTGGAACTGCGTTGGGACGGGGTGACGTCTCTGTCTGATGCGCTGTCTTTGCTGAAGATCCAGGCAGATCGTACTCCCGCTCCGCAGTGGGTGAGAGTCGTCGGAGGATGGAGCGAGTTTCAATTTGCTGAGAAGCGCATGCCGACTCTGGAGGAGATCAACAAGGCGGCGCCGGACACGCCGGTTTTCATCCTGCATCTCTACTGTCATGCGATGCTGAATCGTGCGGCTTTGAAAGCAGTGGGGTATGACAATAATTCGCCCAATCCACCCGGAGGCGAAATCCAGCGGGACAAGAATGGAGATCCGACGGGGCTGCTCATCGCGCGGCCCAATGCGATGATTCTGTATGCGACTCTGGCGAAGGGGCCCAAGCTACCGATAGAGTATCAGTATAATTCAACACGCCATTTCATGCGGGAGTTGAACCGCCTCGGCCTAACCAGTGTGTGTGATGCAGGCGGTGGTTTTCAAAACTACCCGGATGACTATGAGGTGGTGGCGGAGCTGCACAAACGCGGTGAGCTGACGCTGCGGATTGCGTATAATTTGTTCACGCAAAACAAGGGGCAGGAGAAGGATGATTTCGCCCGCTGGATCGGTATGACCCAACCGGATTCGGGGGATGATTATTACCGGGTGAACGGGGCAGGGGAGATGCTGGTCTTTAGCGCTGCGGACTTTGAGGACTTCCTGGAACCGCGCCCTGACCTGCCGCCAACACTGGAGACAGAACTGAAGGAGGTGGTGTCGTTACTGGCGAAGAACCGCTGGCCTTTCCGTCTGCATGCGACGTATGAGGAAAGCATCACCCGTTTCCTGAATGTGTTTGAAGAGGTGAACCAGGAGGTGCCGCTAGAGGGCCTGCACTGGTTCTTTGACCATTGCGAGACGATCAGTGACAAGAACATCGAGCGGGTGAAGACACTGGGCGGAGGGATTGCCATCCAGCATCGCATGGCCTTTCAGGGGGAATACTTTGTGGACCGTTACGGTGCGGCTGCGGCGGAGCGGACACCCCCGGTGAGGCGCATGCTGGAAATGGGAGTGCCGGTGGGTGCGGGTACGGATGCCACGCGTGTGGCCAACTACAATCCCTGGAACTCCCTTTACTGGCTGGTCACGGGCAGGACAGTGGGCGGGCTCGGATTGTATCCTGAAAAGAACTGCCTGAGCCGTGAAGAGGCCTTGCGCCTTTATACCCAAGGAAGTGCCTGGTTCAGCCGAGATGAGGAAAAGAAGGGTGTTTTGAAGCCCGGGCAACTGGCGGATTTGATCGTGCTCAGTGGGGATTATTTCAGCGTGCCGGAGGAGGAGATTAAAGGACTTCACAGCGTGCTTACCCTCCTAGGTGGTCAGCCTGTGTGGGGGGAGGCGGAGTTTAAAGATCTCGCGCCGCCGGAATTGCCAGTGACGCCGGACTGGTCACCTGTGGCGAAGTTTGGCGGATATGGGGCACCTGGATTTATCCGCAGTGAACGTGCGATCTCTTTTGCCCCGTGGGCTGCGCCGAGAGTGATGCGACGCAGTGGGCCTGAGAGTGGGCCCAAGGTATTGGGGCAGCTATGGGGATCCGGCTGTGATTGCTTCGCTTTTTAA
- a CDS encoding barstar family protein, with product MGEDVRGKSELIQLVTHALDFPYRSPIPNWDSFSDAMRDLAWIKTPKIHIHHFSMPMSEAPGDQQIYLEILNDAIVASLEHRSPVLTVSFNPELRQNIEALLGEHVNDPS from the coding sequence ATAGGCGAAGACGTCCGCGGAAAGTCCGAATTAATTCAGCTAGTAACACACGCGCTTGATTTTCCTTACAGATCGCCCATTCCAAATTGGGATTCTTTCTCCGACGCGATGCGTGATTTGGCCTGGATCAAGACCCCAAAGATTCATATCCACCACTTCTCAATGCCCATGAGTGAAGCGCCTGGAGATCAACAAATTTATCTCGAAATCTTAAATGACGCAATCGTAGCAAGCCTCGAACACCGCTCTCCAGTGCTAACCGTTTCATTTAATCCTGAGCTCCGACAAAACATCGAAGCACTGCTAGGAGAGCATGTTAATGACCCCTCCTGA
- a CDS encoding hydrolase: MSHYHQLYTAEDTAVVFIDHQPQMTFGVANIDRATLINNVTLLAKVAKEFNVPAVLTAVETESFSGYIWPQLLDVFPGQPIVERTSMNSWDDAGFRAAIEATGKKNILMTGLWTEVCVTWPTIEMIGAGYNIYVVEDCCGATSPAAHEAAMSRMVQAGATRVTTIPALLEWQRDWKNRDHYNNLMGILKEQGGAYGVGVEYAYTMVHKAAQSAQVPQVVTGGLKH, encoded by the coding sequence ATGAGCCATTATCACCAACTCTATACGGCTGAAGACACTGCCGTGGTATTCATTGACCACCAACCGCAGATGACTTTTGGCGTCGCCAATATTGACCGGGCTACGCTGATCAACAATGTGACGCTACTGGCCAAGGTGGCGAAGGAATTCAATGTGCCAGCCGTGCTGACGGCGGTGGAGACGGAATCCTTTAGCGGCTACATTTGGCCTCAGTTGCTGGATGTGTTTCCTGGTCAGCCGATTGTGGAGCGTACCTCCATGAATTCTTGGGATGATGCGGGATTCCGCGCGGCCATTGAGGCCACTGGCAAGAAGAACATCCTCATGACCGGCCTATGGACAGAAGTGTGTGTGACCTGGCCGACGATCGAGATGATCGGTGCAGGGTATAATATCTATGTGGTGGAGGACTGCTGCGGGGCTACCTCGCCTGCGGCCCATGAGGCGGCGATGAGCCGGATGGTACAGGCGGGTGCCACGCGCGTGACGACGATCCCGGCTTTACTGGAGTGGCAGCGTGACTGGAAGAACCGTGATCATTATAACAACCTGATGGGCATCCTGAAAGAGCAGGGCGGTGCCTATGGTGTGGGCGTGGAGTATGCCTATACGATGGTGCACAAGGCAGCACAGTCTGCCCAGGTGCCGCAAGTGGTGACCGGTGGCCTGAAACACTAA
- a CDS encoding peptide ABC transporter substrate-binding protein, translated as MLSSAAFLFCLGACAPERERADLVFIQSAEPETLDPVLATDQVSMRIATSLFEGLCRINQQGRAEPGMAERWDISEDRKTYTFHLRAGTFWTDGMPVIAQNFVESWRRALDPATGADYASLLHVIRNAKAYSEGTEKDFFKVGVRASGEKTLIVELENPTPYFVDLSSFVTLAPVPLATINKHGTSWIKPANIINNGAYLLEEWLLDDRIRLRKNPRYWDAANVKMTTIEVKPVQDANTALSYFHTGQCDLMMDKGMVPPTLTQKLKQQPWFHTGPFLGTWFIRTNVTRPPFNDPRVRQAFALAVDKKRIVEKITQLGETPAWGITPPGTGQDYQAPPGLDLNVAEARRLLAEAGFPDGKGFPRVEYLYIPLPVERNIAIELQAMWQDTLGVTVNLTKQEQKVWLKSMRELDYHLCRSSWVGDYNDPSTFLDMFTTGNGNNRTGWANKKYDGLIADAAREPDIARRNMVFQEAEQTLIRDEAAVIPVYYYVGVQFYHGERLKGVQANLIDDHPFRCMSWSR; from the coding sequence ATGCTGTCCTCTGCGGCTTTTCTGTTTTGCCTCGGTGCCTGCGCACCGGAGCGGGAACGTGCTGACCTGGTCTTCATTCAGAGCGCCGAACCCGAAACACTGGATCCCGTCCTGGCAACAGACCAAGTTTCCATGCGCATCGCCACTTCCCTGTTTGAAGGTCTCTGCCGCATCAATCAGCAGGGGCGCGCTGAGCCGGGGATGGCTGAACGCTGGGACATCTCCGAAGACCGCAAAACCTATACTTTCCACCTTCGTGCCGGGACCTTCTGGACGGACGGTATGCCTGTCATCGCCCAAAATTTTGTCGAGTCCTGGAGACGTGCCCTGGATCCTGCAACCGGGGCGGACTATGCCAGCTTGCTGCATGTGATACGTAACGCCAAAGCCTATTCGGAGGGCACGGAAAAAGACTTTTTCAAAGTGGGTGTCCGCGCTTCCGGTGAAAAAACACTCATTGTCGAACTGGAAAATCCCACCCCTTATTTCGTGGATCTCTCTTCTTTCGTTACCCTGGCCCCGGTGCCTCTCGCCACCATCAACAAGCATGGCACGAGCTGGATCAAGCCTGCAAACATTATTAACAACGGGGCCTATCTCTTGGAGGAATGGCTTCTCGATGACCGTATCCGCCTGCGAAAGAATCCTCGCTACTGGGATGCCGCCAATGTCAAAATGACGACTATCGAAGTCAAGCCGGTGCAGGATGCTAATACTGCGCTCAGCTACTTTCATACTGGCCAGTGTGATCTGATGATGGACAAAGGTATGGTCCCTCCCACGCTGACCCAAAAGCTGAAGCAGCAGCCCTGGTTTCACACCGGACCCTTTCTGGGCACTTGGTTCATCCGCACGAATGTCACCCGACCTCCCTTCAACGATCCGCGTGTGCGGCAGGCGTTTGCCTTGGCGGTGGATAAAAAGCGCATCGTGGAAAAGATCACTCAGCTTGGTGAGACCCCCGCCTGGGGCATCACCCCTCCGGGCACCGGGCAGGATTATCAGGCACCACCGGGTCTTGATCTGAATGTGGCAGAGGCCCGTCGCCTGCTCGCCGAAGCTGGCTTTCCAGATGGCAAAGGCTTCCCTCGGGTCGAGTATCTTTACATCCCGCTGCCGGTGGAGCGGAACATCGCCATCGAACTCCAGGCCATGTGGCAGGACACTTTGGGCGTGACGGTTAACCTGACCAAGCAAGAACAAAAGGTATGGCTGAAATCCATGCGCGAGCTGGATTACCACCTCTGCCGCTCCAGTTGGGTGGGTGATTACAATGATCCCAGCACCTTTCTGGACATGTTCACCACGGGCAATGGCAATAACCGAACCGGCTGGGCTAACAAAAAGTATGACGGACTGATTGCGGATGCGGCGAGGGAGCCTGACATCGCCAGACGGAACATGGTCTTCCAAGAGGCCGAGCAGACCTTGATCCGTGATGAGGCTGCGGTGATCCCGGTTTATTATTATGTGGGCGTGCAGTTCTACCATGGAGAGCGCTTGAAGGGAGTGCAGGCGAACCTCATAGATGACCATCCATTCCGCTGCATGAGCTGGTCCAGATGA
- a CDS encoding transposase codes for MARSLRIQYPGAYYHVMARGNRREVIFHDEDDRRFFLQALSEACERTGWRVHAWVLLGNHYHLFVQTPEANLVAGMAWLQNAYTRRYNVQHRAWGRVFGDRYKAVLVEGDDRYHYQTLMDYIHLNPVRAGLVRPKAGQSLLDYPWSSLAGGYALVPSRRAKWLAAEAGLKAFELDDTTRGRRRMVERLDRRGMSEAMKACGVPALPDEVDARCSHLRRGWYWGQQAFGEKLRELARKLVATRPPVSRGYKNQPAVRMHSLEQAQQWLKGGLKAAGLKPGDLERLKGSDPRKLMLAHLLWKKTTVTQQWIAENLAMKTAANVSQQLRRLDEKKTLEKLPARLQEFIKEK; via the coding sequence ATGGCGCGGAGCTTACGCATTCAATATCCGGGGGCTTATTATCATGTGATGGCGCGAGGTAACCGGAGGGAGGTCATCTTTCATGATGAGGATGACCGGCGCTTCTTCCTCCAGGCGCTCAGTGAGGCCTGTGAAAGGACAGGCTGGCGGGTTCATGCGTGGGTGCTTTTGGGCAATCATTATCATCTGTTTGTCCAGACGCCGGAGGCCAATCTGGTAGCGGGCATGGCCTGGCTGCAGAATGCTTACACACGCCGTTACAACGTGCAGCACCGGGCCTGGGGCCGGGTGTTTGGTGACCGTTATAAGGCGGTGTTGGTGGAGGGGGACGACCGGTATCATTACCAGACGTTGATGGATTACATCCATCTCAATCCGGTGCGTGCGGGCCTGGTAAGGCCGAAGGCGGGCCAGAGCCTGCTGGACTATCCCTGGAGCAGCCTGGCGGGAGGTTACGCCCTGGTGCCTTCCCGCCGAGCCAAATGGCTGGCGGCGGAGGCTGGGCTGAAGGCGTTTGAACTGGATGATACGACGCGGGGCCGCCGCCGGATGGTGGAGCGGCTGGACCGGCGTGGGATGTCCGAGGCGATGAAAGCCTGCGGTGTCCCGGCGCTACCGGACGAGGTGGACGCCCGGTGCAGCCATCTGCGCCGGGGCTGGTATTGGGGGCAGCAGGCTTTCGGGGAAAAACTGCGTGAACTCGCCAGGAAGCTGGTCGCAACCCGGCCCCCGGTGTCCAGAGGCTACAAAAATCAACCCGCCGTGCGAATGCACTCGCTGGAACAGGCTCAGCAATGGCTGAAGGGAGGTCTGAAAGCCGCCGGGTTGAAGCCTGGAGATCTGGAGAGACTGAAAGGCTCCGACCCCAGGAAGCTGATGCTGGCGCACCTGCTGTGGAAAAAGACGACTGTGACGCAGCAGTGGATTGCAGAAAATCTGGCGATGAAGACTGCAGCCAACGTAAGCCAGCAATTGAGACGACTGGATGAAAAGAAAACCCTGGAGAAACTGCCAGCCAGATTACAGGAGTTTATCAAAGAGAAATGA